The genomic region AATTACTCTATTTCATCCAAATACTATGTATAATATAACTATATTACGTATGATCTCATCTTATAATACCTCAGGTGCTAATGAAACTATTTTAGTGAAATTTAACTGTCTCAATTCTCGGGCAATCGCACCAAAAACTCGAGTTCCTTTTGGATTTCCTTCTTGATCAATCACAACTGCAGCATTATCATCATATCGTATTATCATACCGTTGTCACGTTTAAGTTCTTTACAAGTACGTACAATTACAGCTCTGATCACCTCTGATCTTTCTAGAGGTGTGTTTGGTAATGCTTCCTTGATCACAGCAACAATAATGTCACCGATATGAGCATATCGGCGATTACTAGCTCCTATGATTCTAATACACATTAATTCTCGGGCCCCGCTGTTATCCGCTACATTCAAATGGCTTTGAGGTTGAATCATATCATTTTTGAATCTGTTCTTTCAATGTTAATCCAAAGGGCGAAGTAAAAAAAAAGAAATATTGTTTGTCAAAAAGAAACCTGCAATTTTTTTTTATCCCCAAGACTTCTTTTCTTTGGTTCTACGTTCCTATCCCGAAATAATAAATTGAGTTCGTATAGGCATTTTGGACGCCGCTATTGAAATAGCCTTTCTGGCTATATTTTCTGCTACTCCGCCCATTTCATAAAGTATTCGACCTGGTTTAACGACAGCTACCCAATATTCGGGAGATCCTTTACCCGAACCCATACGTGTTTCCGTAGGTCTTACCGTAACTGGTTTGTCTGGAAATATACGTACCCATATTTTTCCACCACGGCGCACATTTCTTGTCATTGCTCGTCGCCCTGCTTCTATTTGTCTAGATGTGATCCAAGCGGGTTCAAGTGCCTGAAGAGCATATTTACCGAAACAAATACGATTACCTCGATAAGATATTCCTTTCATTCTTCCTCTATGTTGTTTTCGAAATCTGGTTCTTTTAGGGTTATAGTTGATGGTTCTTTCTCAATTCCATCTCTACTACAGAACCGGACATGAGAGTTTCTTCTCATCCGGCTCATCGCGAATGAAACGATTCGAATTTGAGAATTTTATGAAAATATACTGAATCATGGATTCTTTGAGATTTCATCTAATCTATTAGAAATTTCTATATCTTGTTTGGATATATACTTAAACATGTATTTTTTTTTTCTAGATAATTATTTCTATTTCTAGATAGTGAGATAATGTGGTTTTTTTCTAACGAATCTTTATTTTGTTTTGCCTTTGATCATATTATCATATTGGATCGAACAAGATTGAGTAATCTAATAAAAACCTTCGCGGGCGAATATTTACTCTTTCAATATCTATTTTAGTTGTAGGGTTAGCTCATGAATTCTCGGAATAAATGAATTGGTCCCTGGTTCGTTCCGCCATCCTACCTAATGAATTATTAGGATTCATTTATCAATAGAATCTTACGTATTCATAGGTTCCATCGTTCCCGTCGCTTCGCAATTAATGGTTAGGTTTGAATTCTACAATGGAGCCCCTCATGAAATTTGTTCTTGAGTCAATCTTTTTAGTCTTTATTGGCTCGAGGCTCTTGATTTTTTTCTATGAATAGATTCATATACTTATGGATCAATCAGTATTGATGCTTTATTACACTGCCTTTTATGAGATGACTCCTAAACCTTACATATATTGGAATCCTATATCATTGATATTCTTTTTCTTTCTTTCTCTCAACCTTCCCTTTATCTGCATACTTTTTTTATATCATAATCAGATTGATTTTTTTTTGTTTATGTAAGAAAGATTTCAGTTGCTACAATGATATGACCAATATATCATATCTTGACTGCTTTTTTGTATCCAGATAATGTGAAACGATGAGTTGGTTATTAGTTATATAGTTATTAGTTCACAGTAGGGGTCTGTCCATTTTTTTGGAATTCTATCCTATAAAAAAAAACCAACGAGTCGCACACTAAGCATAGCAATTATATGAAATCATCAATCAAATTTTTATTCAAACCTATAGAATTGCTTATTTTTTTGATTTAAGAGAAAAAGCATGAAAAGAAAAAGTTTTTTTTATTCTATTTTTTTTTATCAATGGATATAGTGTAAAGAGTAAAGCCAGGGAAAGTATTCTTATTCCCAAAATATCCAAATTTTGATGCCTAATACTCCATAGACCGTTCGGACTCCATAGGAACAATAATCAATTTTAGCTCGAATGGTTTGTAGAGGAACCCTACCTTCTCTCATCCATTCGACACGTGCAATTTCTTTTCCGTCCAGGCGACCTGCAATTTGTACTTGAATTCCTTTTGTATCTGCCTGTTCGGTTAATTCAATAGCCTTTTTTATTGCTTTGCGAAATGAAACTCTATTCTTTAACTGTCCGGCTATAAATTCTGCAAGAATATTAGGGTGCCCATAAGGGTTTGTAATTCTTGTAATAGCAATGTTGAGTTTTCGGTTCACACAATTAAGTTCTTTTTGTACATTCATCTGTAATTCTTCGATTCTTCGCGTCTTGCCTTCTAGTAATAACTTTGGGAATCCCATATAAATTATGACTTGAATCAGATCAATTCTTTTTCGAATTTCTATGCGTGCAATTCCCTCCACACCGGAGGATATTCTCATATTTTTTTGTAAATAATTCTTGATACAATTTCGTATTTTTTGATCTTCTTGCAGACCATCGGAATAATTTTTGGCTTGTGCAAACCAAATAGAATGATGACCTTGGGTTGTACCAAGTCTGAAACCAAGTGGATTTATTTTTTGTCCCATAATCCCCCACCCTTATCCATATAATGATATGTCATATCTGTGTACTTCTTTTTTTTTTTCCATTCAGATTTTTTTAAGCAAAAGAAACCTTCTTCTTCATAGAAAGATTTATCTTTCAATACAATCCTTATATGACAAGTGGGTCTTTTTATTGCATAACTTCGCCCTCGAGCTCGAGGTTTTAATTTTTTCATAGTAGTACCCTCGTTGACTTCCGCTTTACTAATAACTAAACTTGCTTCATCGAAACCCATATTATGACTAGCATTTGCTGCTGCAGAATAAACCAACTTAAAAATGGGATAACACGCTCGATAAGGCATAAGTTCGAGTATCATAAGTGTTTCCTCGTAGGAACGTCCACGAATCTGATCAATTACCCTTCGTGCTTTGTGAGCAGACATAGATATATGTTGACCTAAAGCATATACTTCTCCATATAGGTTCTTATTTCTCTTCTTTCTCATAAGGTTCACCTCTTACTAATGATCACTAATCATCTATTTATTAACTTATTCATATTGTTAACGTTAACGACGAGATCTATTATCATTTTTCGCATGTCCACGGAAATTTATAGTAGGTGAAAATTCTCCCAATTTATGGCCTACCATACGATCTGTTATATAAATAGGTAAATGTTCCCTTCCATTATGGATAGCAATAGTATGACCGATCATTGTAGGTATAATGGTAGATGCCCGAGACCAAGTTATTATTATTTCTTTTTCCGCCTTTGTGTTAAGCTTCTCAATTTTTCTTAATAAATGATTCGCTACAAAAGGATTTTTTTTTAGTGAACGTGTCACGATTTATTACTCCTATTTTTTTTTATAATAAAAAAAAAGAAATAAATTCGATTTTCTCCCCTATTTACTACGGCGACGAAGAATCAAATTATCACTATATTTCTTCCTTTTTCTACTTCTTCTTCCAAGTGCAGGATAACCCCAAGGGGTTGCGGGTTTTTTTCTACCAATTGGGGCTCTCCCTTCACCACCCCCATGGGGATGGTCTACAGGGTTCATAACCACTCCTCTTACTACAGGACGCTTACCTAGCCAACATTTAGATCCGGCTCTACCCAACTTTTTCTGGTTCACCTCAACATTCCCCACTTGTCCGACTGTTGCTGAGCAGTTTTTGGATATCAAACGGACCTCCCCAGAAGGTAATTTTAATGTGGCCGATTTCCCCTCTTTTGCAATCAGTTTCGCTACAGCACCCGCTGCTCTAGCTAATTGTCCACCCTTTCCAAGTGTGATTTCTATGTTATGTATGGCCGTGCCTAAGGGCATATCGGTTGAAGTAGATTCTTCTTTTTGATCAATCAAAACCCCTTCCCAAACTGTACAAGCTTCTTCCAAAGCATACGGCTTTCTGGATGTAAATGATGATATCTATACAGATGGATCTTATATATATCGTATAATGAAGTACTCCATGAGTGGATATATAGGAATCCAAATCTGCCGAATCACTCATGTTATGATCTTCTACATCCTAGGTCTTCCCGTTCCGTCATCTGGCTTATGTTCTTCATGTAGCATTCAGACCGAATGACTCTATGAAATTACGTCGATACTTCCACATATTACGGGTAACGTAGGAGACATCTCTATTTTTCCCCCGGGGAATCTTTCGAATTACCACTGCTTAGCTTTCAATTCGCCTCTGACCATCAAATGAAATGTGAATAACCCGTCCTCCTCTCTTTGAAACAAGGGGTCTTCTGGTTTTGTCGGTGCTTGAAACAATTTTGTCTTCTCCATATTACTATATCTCTAGAGTCAATAATTTTATATGAGGAACTACTGAACTCAATCACTTGCTGCCGTTACTCTTCAGTTTTCTGTTGAGGTCTATCCTGTAGAGGTACTCAAATTGGATCAGTGATCGATTTCTAGGTTTCGTCGTAAACCTAATTGGTTACTTCCAATTACGTAAATCAATAGTTCAAACCGCACTCAAAGGTAGGGCATTTCCCATTTTTATAGGAACTTCTGTACCAGAAACAATGGTATCTCCAATTATAGCCCCTCTGGGATGTAAAATATATCTCTTCTCACCATCCCCATAGTGTATGAGACAAATGGATGCATTTCGATTAGGGTCGTATTCTATGCTTACGATTCTACCATATATGTCTTTTTCATTCCGTCGAAAATCGATTTTACGGTATAGACGCTTATGACCTCCCCCTCTATGCCCTGCGGTAATGATTCCTCTGGCATTACGACCTTTACTACAACGATGCTGTCCATAGATCAAATTATTTCGTGTATTGGATTTCACTTGACTGTCTACGGCTCCATTGCGTGTGCTCGGGGTAGAAGTTTTGTATAAATGTATCGCCATGCTATTAATATTAAGTATTTTGATTTAAGTTCTTTTCTTTCTAAGAGGTGGAATAGAATAACCCGGTTGAAGCGTAATGATCATACGTCTGTAATGCATTGTATGTCCCAGAATAGGTCCCATTCTTCTACCCTTTCCCGGGAGTCGATGACTATTCATAGCTTTTACCTTGACACCAAAGAAGAGTTCGACCCAATGCTTTATTTCTGTCCTAGTTGATCCTGATTCGACATTAAAAGTATATTGATTTTTCCCCAATAACCGAATACTTTTGTCTGTAAATACTGCATATTTGATTCCATCCATAAATCGATTTTCTTCCCTATGAGTTCGAGTCTCAATAAGAATTGGAGTTCTTACTGTTTGTTCATATGTTATGATATGAATATACCACATCAATTCGTTATGTATGGATGATCAGATTCCATTGATACAGAGCCAATTCCAATAGACTTATTGTAGGGTCCCATTGGCGTGCATCCAGTAGGAATTGAACCTACGAATTCGCCAATTATGAGTTGGGCGCTTTAACCATTCAGCCATGGATGCTTAGCGGGGATCCTCGTACATGGTGAATAACCAAATTCCAATTGAAATGAAATCTTTAGGAGAAATCAATGCAATTTAGGAGAAATCAATGAAAGGACATCAATTCAAATCCTGGATTTTCGAATTGAGAGAGATATTGAGAGAGATCAAGAATTCTCACCATTTCTTAGATTCATGGACCCAATTCAATTCCGTGGGATCTTTCATTCACATTTTTTTCCACCAAGAACGTTTTATAAAACTCTTGGACCCCCGAATTTGGAGTATCCTACTTTCACGCAATTCACAGGGTTCAACAAGCAATCGATATTTCACGATCAAGGGTGTAGTACTATTTGTAGTAGCGGTCCTTCTATATCGTATTAACAATCGAAATATGGTCGAAAGAAAAAATCTCTATTTGACAGGGCTTCTTCCTATACCTATGAATTCCATTGGACCCAGAAATGATACATTGGAAGAATCTTTTGGGTCTTCCAATATCAATAGGTTGATTGTTTCGCTCCTCTATCTTCCAAAAGGAAAAAAGATCTCTGAGAGCTGTTTCCTGGATCCGAAAGAGAGTACTTGGGTTCTCCCAATAACGAAAAAGTGTATCATGCCTGAATCGAACTGGGGTTCGCGGTGGTGGAGGAACTGGATCGGAAAAAAGAGGGATTCTAGTTGTAAGATATCTAATGAAACCGTCGCTGGAATTGAGATCTCATTCAAAGAGAAAGATATCAAATATCTGGAGTTTCTTTTTGTATATTATATGGATGATCCGATCTGCAAGGACCATGATTGGGAATTTTTGGATCGTCTTTCTCCGAGTAAGAGACGAAACATAATTAACTTGAATTCGCGACAGCTATTCGAAATCTTAGTTAAAGACTGGATTTGTTATCTCATGTTTGCTTTTCGTGAAAAAATACCAATTGAAGTGGAGGGTTTCTTCAAACAACAAGGAGCTGGGTCAACTATTCAATCAAATGATATTGAGCCTATTTCCCATCTCTTCTCGAGAAAGAAGTGGGCTATTTCTTTGCAAAATTGTGCTCAATTTCATATGTGGCAATTCCGCCAAGATCTCTTCGTTAGTTGGGGGAAGAATCCGCCCGAATCGGATTTTTTGAGGAACATATCGAGAGAGAATTGGATTTGGTTAGACAATGTGTGGTTGGTAAACAAGGATCGGTTTTTTAGCAAGGTACGGAATGTATCGTCAAATATTCAATATGATTCTACAAGATCTAGTTTCGTTCAAGTAACGGATTCTAGCCAATTGAAAGGATCTTCTGATCAATCCAGAGATCATTTCGATTCCATTAGTAATGAGGATTCGGAATATCACACATTGATCAATCAAAGAGAGATTCAACAACTAAAAGAAAGATCGATTCTTTGGGATCCTTCCTTTCTTCAAACGGAACGAACAGAGCTAGAATCAGACCGATTCTCTAAATGCCTTTCTGGATATTCCCGGCTATTCACGGAACGTGAGAAGGAGATGAAGAATCATCTGCTTCCGGAAGAAATCGAAGAATTTCTTGGGAATCCTACAAGATCCATTCTTTCTTTTTTCTCTGACAGATGGTCAGAACTTCATCTGGGTTCGAATCCTACTGAGAGGTCCACTAGAGATCAGAAATTGTTGAAGAAAGAACAAGATGTTTCTTTTGTCCCTTCCAGGCGATCGGAAAATAAAGAAATAGTTAATATATTCAAGATAATTACGTATTTACAAAATACCGTCTCAATTCATCCTATTTCATCAGATCCGGGATGTGATATGGTTCCGAAGGATGAACTGGATATGCACAGTTCCCATAAGATTTCATTCTTGAACAAAAATACATTTTTTGATTTATTTCATCTGTTCCATGACCGGAACA from Eucalyptus grandis chloroplast, complete genome harbors:
- the rpl14 gene encoding ribosomal protein L14, with product MIQPQSHLNVADNSGARELMCIRIIGASNRRYAHIGDIIVAVIKEALPNTPLERSEVIRAVIVRTCKELKRDNGMIIRYDDNAAVVIDQEGNPKGTRVFGAIARELRQLNFTKIVSLAPEVL
- the rpl16 gene encoding ribosomal protein L16, translated to MLSPKRTRFRKQHRGRMKGISYRGNRICFGKYALQALEPAWITSRQIEAGRRAMTRNVRRGGKIWVRIFPDKPVTVRPTETRMGSGKGSPEYWVAVVKPGRILYEMGGVAENIARKAISIAASKMPIRTQFIISG
- the rps3 gene encoding ribosomal protein S3, whose product is MGQKINPLGFRLGTTQGHHSIWFAQAKNYSDGLQEDQKIRNCIKNYLQKNMRISSGVEGIARIEIRKRIDLIQVIIYMGFPKLLLEGKTRRIEELQMNVQKELNCVNRKLNIAITRITNPYGHPNILAEFIAGQLKNRVSFRKAIKKAIELTEQADTKGIQVQIAGRLDGKEIARVEWMREGRVPLQTIRAKIDYCSYGVRTVYGVLGIKIWIFWE
- the rpl22 gene encoding ribosomal protein L22; translated protein: MRKKRNKNLYGEVYALGQHISMSAHKARRVIDQIRGRSYEETLMILELMPYRACYPIFKLVYSAAANASHNMGFDEASLVISKAEVNEGTTMKKLKPRARGRSYAIKRPTCHIRIVLKDKSFYEEEGFFCLKKSEWKKKKKYTDMTYHYMDKGGGLWDKK
- the rps19 gene encoding ribosomal protein S19; the protein is MTRSLKKNPFVANHLLRKIEKLNTKAEKEIIITWSRASTIIPTMIGHTIAIHNGREHLPIYITDRMVGHKLGEFSPTINFRGHAKNDNRSRR
- the rpl23 gene encoding ribosomal protein L23; amino-acid sequence: MDGIKYAVFTDKSIRLLGKNQYTFNVESGSTRTEIKHWVELFFGVKVKAMNSHRLPGKGRRMGPILGHTMHYRRMIITLQPGYSIPPLRKKRT